CGAAGTTTAAAGATAAACAATTAGGAAAAAACCATAAAATGGTTACCACCAACAGAATTGAAGTCTACACTCCCAAGAAGCTGTTCCTTCCATCTCCTCAAGCTCTCATCATCCtacattttcatatataatcATGAAACGAGAAAGATTACAGAAACAATTGTCATAATCGAAAGGCCCAAAAACAGAgtatttgattatttaattaatgataaaaacaaacacatgCAGAAGCAAACCTTATCCTTCTCGAATTGTTCCTTCAGCGTGTATTGAGGACCCAACTCTATCTTCCTTCCTGCGTCATCTTCATCCTCCTGATCAGTTGCGTACATAGAACTCTCACTCATTCGTCGTACCAGCCCTCCTGGGGCACCGACATTTTCTTCATCTGTAGCTGTTTTTGCTATTGTCTGTGTTTTAGAAGCTTCACTGTGTTCCTCGCCCTCGTTGGTTTTTTCATCGTAACCCATGCTTCTGGAACTTGAAACCACTCCAACGGCCAAAGACATCAACAGCCCATTAACAGAGACGAAATGAACCAAATGACACAGAGAATAGactcaccaaatataaaatgcaacgtaagaaaacaaaacaaaaatgcttaCAAAGCTACAGAACACAAAGAGAAGCCAAAATCCCAGTGGGAAGAATCTCTTGGacgaaaacaacaaaaagtgaGGGAACCCCAATAGaaaaatggataaaaataataggaataataacaacaacaatgaGAATAACGCTTGGAAAGGGTGGGTTGGGTTAAAGAATCCCAGAAAGGTAGatagaaaattaacaaaatcaagaaaacccACAAAGGATAACCCTTGTAGCAAGAAAAGACgccaagaaaaagaagggaaaggGAGAGAAGATGGATTGTTTAGGAAAGTTCAAACAGAGAAGGAAATGGTCATGTGGTGATCCGAAATTATGAACATtccagtgaaaaaaaaatatgagagagagGTGGCCAGGTCTTGAGGGTCACTTCTACGGACTAGATTTcctaaaattttctcaaatttataaatttcaatccttcatctcatttatatatttaaaataaattatattttagcatttaataaaaaaaatttaatgaaaaaattaccTTGAACCACTAAGATATTTGagaattttaaagttttaaattttttttaaagaatctCAATTCAGCACACAATCCCTCTGCACAAGCTTTCACGAAGACCGCACAAGCTTCCACGAAGACCAAGATTCGAGGAGAGCTTTTCAATTAGTTAAGCTCAACTTACGAAGACATACGTAAGATGAGACAACCTAGCCTAGCCTAGGATTGCGGATTGGGTGGATTAAAAGATGCCCTTTGACCCCTTCTTTTGCCTTCATTGGGAATGCCTATACATGGACCAAGGTCCTGCAATACCTTACATTCTAAACCCTTCATTTGTAACCAAACCAACGGTTACGATAATGCCGTGTCATtcaaacgtttttttttttaaaaaaaaaaaaaaaatgagtgtatGAGCCACCTCATACGGTCACCTCTTAATTGTTTGAGGGTAGCCAAATCATTGTAAAGTAACCAAATGAGGCGGCAGTTTACTCAGAAAAAAGTAAATGCAGTGGTCTGTCACTCCAAATACGTTTGAGCTGGCCGGATTTGAGGTGTTCTGATCACCTTTTTTAACTATTGTAAGAGCAATAGAATATCTCATTAACTATTTTGAGAGTGTCTTATACTTATTGCATTCAATGAAAGTAGTTGACATGCCTATTGCAGCCAATTAGAGAGATCGACCACACCCATATGTCGTTTTCGAGGTAACCAACTACTTTAACAATTGTTTTAGAGGTAGTCGAATGCTCCCGTCAACTGTTTTGGAGagttaaaaaagaagaagttattttaagtttgaaatcCTCTAATGagtttaaatataatataaaataattatgaaaactgaaaaaaaaaaaaaaaaaaaatcattatatcaAATTTCAGACTTTTCGagtttcttaaaaataaaataaaaaatcatttaaggGTATTTGGTCTTTGCACAATAGGAAATTTGTTAGgctgaaatttaattttattgtcaattgcAACCTTGCGAGTATAATTGACAATATATGGaacaaaatttatataataaatggAATGACAATTTAAAGAAGTATGATTACAAGCATAGGTTAGACGAACAAGAATCATTTCAATATCAAGTGAAATGAAGATGAgtaatttcataattaaaattaaatttaacaaatctaataatGCATATGTTATCATATAATGAATATATAATCacgttattttaaaattttaaatgatgtattCCGATGTATAATATTAAATGCAACAACCTAAAATCTCATAAGGAGAAAGTACTTCACATGAATTAGACAATTTCCTCAACAGAATGATTAAGTTTGGTACAGACTAATTTCCCCCAACACAATGTGTTCATGAACTAATAATGTCTGCCAGAACTCATAATTGCATTTGTATATCTATAAAATATTTCATCAGCATCGTGctacattttcttcaatttccttTGGTAGGGAAGCCCGGGATGATTCTAGAGTTTACTAATTGTTACATCAATcaatcattataatttataggagaaaatccaCATAACTCCCTCAAATTATCGCCTAATTAACAATATcttatcaaactttcaattgtgacaatgtctcccctaaattaccaaaatattgttaatatccctccaatgacaaaactacccttaataaaataaaaactaaaaaaaaaaagaactaaaaaaacttataaaaaaacctaaaactaaaaactaaaataaaataaaatccaaggGGAggctaaatttaaaattagaaaaaatccgttttataaaaaaataaaattaaaaattttttattttattttttataaaaatggaaatttttttttttaaataaagattttcgtttaaaaaaataaaatttttcgttttttttttctaaaaaaaaaaaagaaatcgttcttttctaaattaaaatttttatttaaaaaaaattaaaaattattattattattattattattattgtaatttataggggtatttttgtcttattaagaaatatataggaatatttttatctttcttgcAAGTCTTAGGGAGGACTTTGATGAGATATtatcgcaattgaaagtttaaggtgcacatttttttaaattttttttttttttttttttatgaataagcatTTCATTAAAGCTCAAAACCAAAACACCAAGAAAACACCAAATACAAGCCTAGACAGCAGGCTCAAGACAGCCTCATAGAGGCCTAACCATCTTGACTAAACCAGAACAAACTGTAGAACAACAAACCTGCAAAAAAACCCAACAGAAACACAAAACCAGTAGAACAACCAGAGACAACCCTCATAGAAAGCAACTCAAACAACATACAACATAGCAACACAAACCTGCATAAACAACTTAGAACAACAATTCTGCAGGCAAATTACACAAACCCACTAAAACAAGATTCTCCCTAGTCTTAGGAAAATTACCCTTCCCAGCTATTCTAACCCTCACTTCCCAAATAACTTTTTTCAAGATTTGCTCTTCAGTGTTAGGCTGGCCAGAGTTTTTAATCTCATTCCTTGTGCGCCAAAGATTGTAAATAACAGAGCTCAACTCCAGGTGGCAAAGGATACTTTTGAGAGTTTTATTTCCCTAGTTTTTGATTCCTAGCTGCATAACCTCATCCCAAATAATAGGAGGTTTGTCCGCACTGGATTGAAACATTAAGAACTTCCAAATTCGATGACTAAAACtgcattcaaaaaataaatgcttTCTAGTTTCAATTTGATTATGGCAGAAAAAGCACTTGACATCCCCTTTATATCCCCATTTAAGCAAATGATCCCCTGTAGAGAGTCTATTCTGCATAACAAGCCATAAAATGAAAGCTTGTTTATGAATAGCTAGAGGGAACCATACTAGTTTCCACCAAGCAATCTCCACCTTCTTCTCTCTAAAAATCTGCCAAGTTTCTTAACTAACATAGCATCCTTTCTTAGAAGCAATCCATATAGGCTTGTCATGAAGGCCTATACTAACTTTAGGAAGCCTAGATTGAATTTCAACTAAGGCTTCAGATTTGGCTGGTCTCCAAAACCAGTCCCCATTAAGAATCACAGAGGAAAGTTTAGCCTCCACACTGCTGCTATGAGCATCATAAATCACCCTCTGACCAAAGGTCTCCAAAAGAATACCAGAAGGGTGCCATGAATACAGCCACATATGGATAGTCTCCCCATTGCCaacctcaaactttaaaacctcttaGCAATATCCCTCAACTTTAAGATCTTTCTCTAGCTCCATGAACATGTTTGGGGGATGCCAACACTCCAAAAACTCTTCATTTTCAGCATGTTTTCCTTCACCTAGGCATCCAAATAGAACCAGACCTAGCAAAGAGACTCCAAGTATGCCTAAGCATAGAAGTTTGGTTCCGAACTTCCAAACTTTTCAACCCTAAGCCCTCCTTCCTTCTTGGGAAAACACACATCCTTCTAGGAAACTTTTGCCTTAGTAGTCCCTTCAGCTTTCCCATTCCAAATGAATCTATTGAATTTAAGTTCAATAGCCTTGATGACTGCCTTAGGGAGAATAAAAATTCCAATCCAGTACACTTGCAAACTGTACAAAACAGATGACAGAAGTTGGAGCCTACCTGCATAGGAAAGTTTCCTAGAAAGCCAAGAATCAATGCACCCTGTAATTCTATCTAACAAAGCTCTACAGTCTGCTGCAGACAGCCTAGTGGAAATGAGAGGAACTCCCAGATACCTAACTGGAAGATGCCCTTCATTCATCTTCAACTCACCCAGCAATAAGGTCTTCACCCTATCCGAGAGCCCAGAGCAAAAAACAGAACTCTTAGCAGCATTAGCTTTCAAACCAGAAAGTTCTTCAAACTCAAACAAAGCAGCTTTAATGATGTTAGTGGGCCTCAAACTAGCTGCAGAAAAAATGAGGAGATTATCTGCAAAGCACAAGTGAGTAAGCTTTAACTTCAAACATTTGGGATGAAACTTAAAACCTGAACCAGCCTTTGTATGATCAGCCATAATCCTAGCAAACACCTCCATAGCTAGCACAAAGAGATAAGGAGATAGGGAATCCCCCTGTCTCAGCCCCTTCTTTCCTTCAAAATAACCAACCAGAGTTCCATTCAGACAAATAGAAAATCTAGGGGAAGTAATACACTCTTTAATCCATCTTAAGAACTTCTCAGGGAAACCATAACAATGAAGGCTATACATCATGAACTCTCAATTGATAGAATCATAGGCCTTCATAAGGTCAATCTTCAATGTACACCTAGGATCTCCTTTATCCTTGTGATAATCTCTAACAATTTCCTAAgccaacaaaatattttcaaagataCATCTTGAGGGAATAAAATCTTACTGATTTAAGTTAACCAAATCACTCAAAAAAGGAAGCATCCTATTAGAGAGTATTTCAATTATACACTTATAAATCACATTGCAGCAAGCAATAGGTCTAAAATCCCCCATAGCAGAAGGATTCACCTTCTTAGGAACCGAAGTAAGGATGGTAGCATTTCCTTCTTTA
This genomic interval from Corylus avellana chromosome ca3, CavTom2PMs-1.0 contains the following:
- the LOC132174291 gene encoding uncharacterized protein LOC132174291 — translated: MYSLHCYGFPEKFLRWIKECITSPRFSICLNGTLVGYFEGKKGLRQGDSLSPYLFVLAMEVFARIMADHTKAGSGFKFHPKCLKLKLTHLCFADNLLIFSAASLRPTNIIKAALFEFEELSGLKANAAKSSVFCSGLSDRVKTLLLGELKMNEGHLPVRYLGVPLISTRLSAADCRALLDRITGCIDSWLSRKLSYAGRLQLLSSVLYSLQVYWIGIFILPKAVIKAIELKFNRFIWNGKAEGTTKAKVS